The DNA region TAGTCCATTTTCTGGTTATTTCACCATACTAGTTTATAAAACCATGGAAAAAATccacacaacaaaaacaaaaaacaaaaaaaaaaaaacttgaatgaaaatctagaaaaaaaaattataataaaaccaCTAACAAGGCCCAAACCAAATGCCAATAGAAAAGCCCAGTACAAGATCAATCTCGTCTCAAACTAAGACTATCACTACTCCAACACAAACACGATTACGTTTTTAattcaacaaatatttttaaaaaaatcctcaCTACCTCAGTGCCTCATGAATTTACAAGtcattaaacaatttaaactaaaactaaatcaaaTTTAAAGGCTAAAACGAAATAAGAAACTCACTTACTCTTCCCAGCCATCGTCGTCTATTCCTGTTCAACAACACTAACAACAACCATAACTGAACTCCACAAGTTTTatattgtaaaactttatatatttgcatgtttttttattattgttgttgttgttgttgttgttgtcaatatataaatttttctttttattaaattgtgtaatttatgctttttGAGGAATACcttgaaaaaaattcctaaagccGCCACTGTAGCCCATGTTTTGACCCTCAATCCATTTTGAGTTCCAATGAAAGTGCAATTAGTCACCATTAATCCACTAACATCTTCTTCATTAGGTTCCCCACCAAGGCTTCCAACACTGATTCCATGACCCGGGTCACACGTTACTTTCctaatgtttatgtttttagaACCAAGACTCATTGATACACAATCATCTCCAGTGGCTATTGTTGAATCCAAGATTTGAATATTATTTGATGAACCAATATCTATTCCATCGGTATTGGGACTATCTTTTGGTGCTATTATATACATTTGATCAAATTTCATATCTTTGCATGCAAAAACGTTCATGTGGGCATTCTTGTTGTTGATTGAAGTTTGTTGAGTAATCCTTGAATTGGTGATGAAATCAAATCTCAACAACTAAAAAGCATAAGAAAAACACACAATGTGAATAATATGGATTTAAAATAGAATTACAATTTAAAAgcattcaaattaaattttgtggtttatttgacttatatttttaaaaatgggaattttttaaaataagtttattagtcgtaaataaaaaatgaacccAGTAAGttaataaatcaaatatatacctaaaaataaatatacaaagTCAACCTCGCTCTAAACATAttatgaaaaagaaagtaaattgtataattttattgtagagggaaaaatgctttttttattatttatttcatagGAACATAATCTAAgtacaagggaaaaaaaaaaaagtagattataaaattttgaaactatttgaCCTATATAAAAGTCTATTAGATGGAAgcatattaaaaaagaagactAAGAATGACTCATGACAAATGGTCCAAGCAGGTGATCATGGATACTCcattttttaacccaatttAAGATGAATTTGTTGGAACAATAACTTACAATGGGAAGAGCTTTGCAATTTGGATCTTTACTGCAAGTATTGTCATCCCAAGCAGAGGGACCTAAGCCATCCAATTTTCCACCACCCCCGAGTACCAACCGGTCTATGTATTGGAAGGTAATCCAATGGTTAACATTAATTGTAGATGTTTTATCTGTAATAGCTTTTAGGGTCCCTATGATTTGAAATTCTACTTGACCCTTGCATAGTCCTTTCAACACTATAGGTCCCAACATATATGTTCCTCGTGGGATTGATACAAGGTTCCTTCCTTCAGATTGGCAAGCTTTATTAAATACATTTTCAAAAACCTACAAagacaaacacacaaaaaattataaaaacagtTGCGTAGCTTTTTCAAAAGGCTTTAATGCTACTCATCCAAGAAAAGATTCATGGTTATCATAATTCCATTAAGCAAAACATACCTTACTGTTATCAGTATTTCCATCTGTAACAGCACCATCATTCATCACATTAAAGGCCATTTTTCCAAACCCAACTTTAGAATGTATGCTAATAAGAATATCAAGTGAACACaatgaaaaattgatattgaacCCATGTTTTCCACtcctactattttttttttttaataaaatgataaatagaattttattgagtaaaaaaCTAGACAGTAGATAAACAACAAAACTTCAAAACAAGGACTCTTCCACCCAATACTTTTTTACACTATGGTTTCTCTGCTTTTATAATGaactagcatgtaactccatgcaaacgcatggaggcatttaaaattaaacaaaatttttattataaaaatataaataattagtcaaattaatttttttaaagcttgtaacacatgcatgcatgcatacatatagatacatttaaaattaaatacaatttttatcataaaatatagataattaatcaaaatattttttaaagtaaatgtaattagttacatattaaaattcttacataaatttaatactacttatgataattttttttctaatttttaataagatagaacgtgtggtgatttttgttatatggtgatttttattttatttatttattgagaaacATGTGGtcatttttattgagtatatatgattttttttatagttcattaatattagattcttagtattttgcactcattaactcaattgacacaaagattaaaaaacttaagtagacacatggcataagattaagtggataattatggtgtaattttcacataaatttagacacatggcgaaaaattggattataatttcaaattctaattcaattttctctaaattttacctattaatatatatatatatatatatatatatatatatgacttataaatttgaatttttttttagttatataattatgttttttatggtttattatattagactcctcgttttctacactaaattaactaatttggcacaaaaatttaaaatttaaaattagatgggacacgtagtgcaaaattaaactctatttgaaatttaatttttacactaaattacttcacttggcacaaaattctaacatttaaattagatgagacacatggcgcaaagttagactctaattgaattccaatttgaaatttaattggattttctctctgtttttgaagagaaaaactggttttgtgtctcatacaaaacacacagcggaagcaacaaataaggatttatttcattcatgattgataacgtgcactatgtaaattttagaatttaagaacaagatggcgtaccttggtgtggagaaattcaaaacaaagattagaagcacttgggaacacttttaatcttcactccaattctactttacgcccaagatgtgtggtctctcaatcagtttcaaggggagaatgaaaatgtgtcacccactcacatacacaccgtttcttattttttttactaataaaaattatgtatggttctccctttataactagctaattatctaattgggttgacctattgggcatttccaattggattttagtgtgtggcttggagtgggaccaaaagggaccaataagacactagctccaatgggctttgagtttttccgtcaactcttgacaaatccaaagttaccattaattatatttaataccactatataaatataattgcactctaagccttattaataaattatatcccaagactttattgtacatgcaaccccttcataaaatatttgtagtaacacaaagtcataaacgtagactgtcactttgtaaattactacattttatcattgagtacccggtttaatcctttaaagttattcattatatttttatgaaatacaatttcataaatatatactttagtaatttcttaccaaagtagttaggcctaacactctgaataaccaaactcattaaacttatctcaatggaatattttatatcttcgttaagagattatgaattccatcttgagaatatatgtttcatcaacactaaatgtggctgcccaacatactgagattttgaccgttactttagatctcattcataatatatcaaagtaacatatacttcatgatcaggtccattattctctcaggattaagagttcatgcaaatagaagtcgtgagatttattatttatttgacagtcgttaggagaataataaatctcacagcggtccagtttaatatgtcttaactcttaaaacatatcaacatatcaactagaagtctccactttcacgatcaaaacaaatcatcttagttgatacgttatagtcttcgcagatgaaatgcccaaatttatcaccgactacgaactataaattctgagtttacaaagaacttgtgatttatatcttctgggactaaatcacataaatcacatactatgcatctcatggattatatgataatgtccaaatattcatgttaccattattttagataataataaaacaactatattaatcacaatattaagtcatacataatgtcatacataatatcatacatagcatcatacaataagatttaagggcacatatcctaacagttttacctattattattattattattattattattattattattattagattttCATAgataaaaatggaataaaattaacaataaagTTCAGGACACAACAAAACTTCACTgcaattttataacaatattccTAAATTAGCTTACCACCTCACACATGAGCTCACTATAATctgtaatttattattattattttttcatagcCCATATGTGAAGTGATAATCTAATTTAGGAGTGTTAGGTAAACacaatgtattttttatattaaaccCATGTTTTCAGCCATTACCACTTGATTGTTATGGTTTCTCTGCTTTTAATAATGAATTGTCTTAGATAAAAATGTGATAAAATTAACGATAAAATTTGGGTCACAACAAAATTCCACAAtgattttgctacaatattcaTAAATTAGCCTACCACCACACATGAGATCACCACAATTTGACATTCagatttctattttattaatagCCCATGTGTGAGATAATAAGTTAATTTGGAGATAatatgaatttgttgtaaatttgTGTTATGTCCTAAAAGGActctaaaatctaaataaattatttagtaCATATGAAGGACCACCTCATCAATATCTAACGGTTCTCCCACTCAAATACTATAATGCCGTGTGTACAATAGAGCTCCATGGATGATTAGGGTCTTTCAATGAAGTGGCTTAAGGTTCATCCTATTGTGAGAACTATATGTCTCAAACTTAAAAGGTTCCCGAGAAGCAGCAATGCACAAATGGTATGTGAATGAAAAATGGAGAGAGTCAATGAAAATCCTAGGGATCTTATATGGAGTATGGACCTACTATAAGAAGCCTTTGACACATTGCTAATTATGAGGCTACATTCAAGACATGTTTCTTGTCTCTACACTTTCCATAACAAGCCTAGACATATTGCATGCATCAGCTATagagttcaaagttcaaacctcAAATACAGGAGTCTTGGAGATTCTATGAATTGATAATTTgatctttataaatatatatatatatatatatatatatatatatatatatatatatatttttaactacGACACTATTTCAAACATATAAAGTTcattttatgatatatatatatatatatatatatatatatatatatatatatatttatcctCAAGCCCaaacatcaattagtttttagtaTAGACGTGTGAAATTTGAACCCTATATCCATTATTCGCCAACTATTGACTTTACCGATTAAACTAACTGGAACGTACAAATTAGTCATTTGATTAAAGAATATTTGAGAATTAGAATATGCACATGCACCtcatataattgaattttaaaattaaaatttggcatattttgaccaaattttattGACAATAATTTCAGCATAACTATGAGAGAGATTATGATCAAATTATTTGAGACATTATGCTCCTTGTCTAAAACAACAACTAAAAtggtgtctatatatatatatgtatgtattaaattaatatttatttgatatttttatattataatatatttaatttaaaatttatttttcttgccttttgagatgcaaattgactaattaaatttttgtattcaaattattttaacatctttttttcaattgataatatagctaatCTACTTAATCTTTCTTTGGACATTGTCGATCttagatataattttattaattttaattttgaaaaaattagatataatctaaattttgtgttgcattttgtttattactaataaaaaatttatccattaatcattttttagactcaattaatttttcattttttaaattttttatatccagatgcatattttctagtaggCGTTTCTAATCAAGcaatatttacaaataaaagaaacaccatctataatatatttatgataaCTAGAATGAAAAGTAATTTTCAAGTGTAAACTGTAGAGCAATAGAACCTGGTATTTATAATATAAAGTTCTATTGCAGCCTCACCGAATAATATGTATCTAGCAATCTCATCctacataaataaaaacatattcattttattattcaatgaaTTAACactattaaaaagaatatatatttattctaaatATCCATTATGGTACTGGAAtgtgcaagaaaaaaaaagttgtgctACAACGTGTGTGGTGTTCTTCACTCACATATGTATAATGTTTTATTATGTAACTTAAAGTTTAGCCATAACTCATTTTTAAAACATGTCTATTCctaagaatatttttttccttatgatGAAAAGGAAACCAAGCAATTGAGCGATGATTTAAAATGAATAACTATTCCATTCATAAttctattattatattttatacttCTATGAGTAATGCTGTAGATATAACAATTTTCACATCAGTTGAATCGACAAGTTTGTACAGATTTTTATTTGAGCCTACTACGGGCTTCACTTTTTTACcaactaataataacttgtgTAATTTTTTGTGTCTCTAACCTTATACCGGTGTTCCATACGTGCACTTAATATCTTTTAACTTCTATTGGTCCTTTCACAAAGCCACCAATATGTAGTGACAAGTGACAACGCCCATTCTTTAACCATTTCTCCACCGAAAACCTTGAGTCATGATTTAATTGTCTATGATTGCAATCAAAGACTTAGCAAGTTCCACACGAGACCGAGCTCTTGCTGGCTAATTTTGATAGCGACCAGTCCAGAAATTAATATGGCTAGATTTGAACTgtgtaatttttatattgtagCCTGTGTGAAAGCAACTTCCGATGAGAGTAAATGTGAATTAGGAGTTATAGAAaactatgtgtgtgtatatatggaAGGGGCATGCGCTTACCTGCAGCGACTTTCAGGGGAAGTACCATGGTCTTTTTGCTTCAAAGTGTATCTgaacttgctttttttttttcatatgctCAATTTAAGTAACCAGATTTTGAGGGGATGAACCATTACCAAAAGCTCGGTTTTAATTTGCTTGCCAAAATGACAAAGACTACTGACTACCAGCTCATTTTGTATAAGAAGCTTGATttacaaacaattaaactaGAAATCTAGGGGCGAATAGGGCTTAGATTATGGCCGCATTCCAACATTTAATCAACCCTTTGGGTGTAAATTAAGGCATTTACATTTGGTACCTACtttgcttctctctctttttctccttaGTTTTGGCGTTTGTCTATACTTTATAGTGACTGCAGTTTCTCATTCGCAAGTAaccaagaaaaaatattttcattggaAAAATTAATGGCTACTACAGTGCATGTGCATAAACCTAATTAGATAGGACAAAAACGTAATGTTAAACTCagcaaatatgaaaaagaaaaaaagagatacGAGTATTGTTGTAAAGCCTGATTTTAATAAACACCAAATAACCTATAGTTATATGAGGCAAAAGCTTTATTTCACACTTTATTCATAGAATCCATTAGTAAACATAGGCACAttatatcaaccaaaaaaaaaagtacacatgCGTACTGAATCCCCaaaatacaatttatttatcaagtaattaattatatatagtattgaAAAGGGAATCAATTCTTCAATATTATGTATTAAAATTccataaaatacaatttttcattCTAATAGGAAGAAGACTCTTAAATTTCTCTAACAAACAAAATTATGTAAGCTATTGATAATTAGTAATTGAtatatttactcttttttttctttttctttttttttcttgttgctAATAATTGATTCATATTACTTAAGAACTCTTAATAACATTACATTTATAAGACACTTGAGTATTATAAATTGGAAAATAATTCACTATAAGTATATTGTTTGAGCAACCACCAACATGTggtattttattgtattatgaATAAAATCACGAACCTCATGCTCCAGTTATTGGACCATCCTCTAATTATGCATAGTTACACAGTGCATATACGCAGAATTCTCCTTTTTTGCACCGATTGTTACATTTCCCACAATGCCTCTTATCGTAAGTCACATCCACACACTCACCTCTGCAACATGTCTCTGTATACTTGCATTTCTTCTTGCATGCACCGCAGTTGTTCTTGTCAATGGACAAGTCTATGCACTTGTTGTTGCAAcaggtggagtttttgcctccTACAGTGTAGCATATTTCTTTGTCTTTGTGGCAATGGTCAGCTGCATTTGGGTTCTTCTCGGCAAGGAAGCGACTTAGTCTTTTGGAAGGCAATTGTAGTTTCTTTTCCTTAAAGGGAAGCTCCTCTTTATGATAAATGTATGAAGTGCTCTCGGTGTGTGGAAATGGTGGTTTTTCCTCCACTTCACCAATGCTCTTGATAGTCACTGTGATGGATAAAGCCATGGTTATGGCTATAATGATGATCACCTTCACAAGTTCCATGGTTGTgtatgtgtgggtgtgtgtgtgtgagagaaagagagagagatagtggTTTTGGGCTTGAGAAGGTGGTCTTATTCTTTATGCTTTGTTTCTtggaagagagagagctttGGTAGCAAATGGGGGTGGAAGACTTTGGGGTTTATAAACTTTATAGTAGGAACAAAAAGAGGGTTGACGCGGACAAAGTGGTAAAAGTTGAGAGAAGCTCTTTGGGATGTGCTACACGAAGAGTATACTCGAATTATAGGGCTAAGTCCTTAATAAAGTTCACTAATTTGGGCACTCCTAGCTTTGATTTTTAGGTCTTCCCTTAATAAAATGACTATCCTAgcctttaattatatatatatatatatatatatatatggacaaaaCTTATGTACAATACCTTAAATGCTATTCTTTAGGTTTCCCACTTAGATTGAGCATATAACTACTTAACTAAATAATACACTTCCATCCTATGAGAAAAAACTcacatggcaaaatcttaaaAGAAGAACCTAAGGAATAGCACAtaagtactgtacttaagtctcgctctatatatatataaattatttaaccTAGCGTTCACTTTAGAATAAGTGTTTCTTACCATCAAATTAAGATatcaatgaattttttatatacatgtatatgatatgatatgatttaaCGAAACGTTCATTTCAGAATAAGTGTTTCTTAccttcaaattaaaatatcaatgaaTTTCTTACTGATATAGTCAAGATTTGACTTAAATCCCTTCCGTTGAACTAGCCGAAGCTTACTTATGCTCTTCTTTAAATAATGTTTCATTTCATCTAAATAAATGCATATGCATATTGACCTCTAGCTATACGAAAGTCAAAGGGTGATTATGACCTTTTAGCAATGAGGGGATGCCCCATTGATTGAAATCCAATGCATGTCCAAATGGCTGAACTGAATAAATTTAGGCATGCTGTTAGGGGAAGCAAAGGGGGTCGGCCATTGAAGGAAACTACAATTAAGCAATCACACCCTGAACATCCTACTACGTGAAATGTTTACTTAGTTAAACAAAACTTGAGCGCAAAGGTAGGCCTATGTTACTATGTACAAATAATCTCACAttttttattcagcaaaaaagtCATGCAAGTAAACTAGCCCTGAAGTCTGAAGAATAATATTTTCACGTTCTTTGTGCATCAAGTATGAATATGATACCAACATCTCTATGAAAGAATGCCACATGTCACCATATAATTATACGCGGAGTTTGACTTgattttttgatatattttataagcCCACGTTCTAAGCTTAATTCATGTTTTGGCGTGTATAATTTCGAGGATGTTGTGTTTTACAATCATGGAGGGTccatcctttctttctttttaatcttttacaTTTACATACAAGAAAACTAAATGATTTTTAGTCAAATTAGTTTTTACTCAGCGTGAATAAAGGTAACGCAGAAATGATAACTGATAAGTGATAACCGAGCCTACCTCTACTTTAAAAAATGACGGAACAGGGTGAGGCAGCTCTTCCTAAATGGCTAAATCCTAAATCTACGTCTCCAGCTCACAATAGATTTGAACCATGGAAGTAATTATAACATGTGGTCTAATTTTCAAATACAAAGAAATAGTTAAAGGGCaaagtttaactataaaattgattataacTTAAggctataactttttttttagagaaaaaggctacaaccttacttcataaaataaacattactatatatcttgaaaatctaaccattgaatt from Castanea sativa cultivar Marrone di Chiusa Pesio chromosome 6, ASM4071231v1 includes:
- the LOC142639397 gene encoding exopolygalacturonase-like — translated: MAFNVMNDGAVTDGNTDNSKVFENVFNKACQSEGRNLVSIPRGTYMLGPIVLKGLCKGQVEFQIIGTLKAITDKTSTINVNHWITFQYIDRLVLGGGGKLDGLGPSAWDDNTCSKDPNCKALPILLRFDFITNSRITQQTSINNKNAHMNVFACKDMKFDQMYIIAPKDSPNTDGIDIGSSNNIQILDSTIATGDDCVSMSLGSKNINIRKVTCDPGHGISVGSLGGEPNEEDVSGLMVTNCTFIGTQNGLRVKTWATVAALGIFFKSGPTLAIRWRCPQWARSYTSNVVNLTFEDIIMDNVNNPIFIDQQYCPSRNCEKGDSQVQIRDVKYRNIRGISSSKIAVAFECSKGKPCEKIELNNINLTYHGDEGAMASSCSNAKGIANGQQLPGSCI
- the LOC142638146 gene encoding uncharacterized protein LOC142638146, which gives rise to MELVKVIIIIAITMALSITVTIKSIGEVEEKPPFPHTESTSYIYHKEELPFKEKKLQLPSKRLSRFLAEKNPNAADHCHKDKEICYTVGGKNSTCCNNKCIDLSIDKNNCGACKKKCKYTETCCRGECVDVTYDKRHCGKCNNRCKKGEFCVYALCNYA